In a single window of the Drosophila subpulchrella strain 33 F10 #4 breed RU33 chromosome X, RU_Dsub_v1.1 Primary Assembly, whole genome shotgun sequence genome:
- the LOC119557739 gene encoding uncharacterized protein LOC119557739: MLKWAVNQPRPSYLARDELMATNEVVGSSYSEFHALRGKLKRKSLSLVLGQGKENQLTSTPLPVSSLTLSTRTPPLKDLSNILATPPSGGGGGVGGGATATGAVPSAAAAPLKFACTLPTFEAEYSPNATVIPGSLIALRGVGIPDSYFEKPRYLEQKDLPHPAPPAAGQTTLSSSQMGDVTLERMIDAILESNRKVLPNARQPHLRQPRQHLRQRHRQQVLRSSHSHAQVPSPTYRPAFDPASDLCEYWKSPSRRDSLPADGFEEREVCSPVPVANPVQSQGKRHSLQLRRQRVVRRKRKITTKISSSVRQSAQKLLAAARSGSGAVPAQKLRHISPDSGHNSTSDCELEEEHCPLSRGLGGEELEDACQLDAMWLQVQARDATKRRLSFSLAEHS; the protein is encoded by the coding sequence ATGCTCAAGTGGGCCGTCAACCAGCCGCGACCCTCGTACTTGGCCAGGGACGAGCTGATGGCCACCAACGAGGTGGTGGGCTCCAGCTACAGCGAGTTCCACGCCCTGCGCGGCAAGCTCAAGAGGAAGTCGCTCTCGCTGGTCCTGGGCCAGGGCAAGGAGAACCAGCTGACCTCCACGCCACTCCCGGTCAGCTCTCTGACCCTCAGCACCCGCACGCCCCCGCTGAAGGACCTCAGCAACATACTGGCCACACCGCCTTcgggaggaggaggaggagtagGAGGCGGAGCCACAGCCACTGGAGCAGTGCCCTCGGCTGCTGCAGCTCCCCTCAAGTTCGCCTGCACCCTGCCCACCTTCGAGGCGGAGTACTCGCCCAATGCCACCGTCATCCCCGGCTCCCTGATCGCCCTGCGCGGCGTGGGCATCCCGGACAGCTACTTCGAGAAGCCACGCTACCTGGAGCAGAAGGATCTGCCCCATCCCGCTCCCCCTGCCGCTGGACAGACCACACTCAGCTCCAGCCAGATGGGCGACGTCACCCTGGAGCGCATGATCGATGCCATCCTGGAGAGCAACCGCAAGGTGCTGCCCAATGCCAGGCAGCCGCATCTCCGCCAGCCCAGGCAGCATCTCCGCCAGCGGCACAGGCAGCAGGTGCTCCGGAGCAGCCACAGCCACGCCCAGGTCCCCTCGCCCACCTACCGCCCCGCCTTCGATCCGGCCAGCGATCTGTGCGAGTACTGGAAGTCGCCCTCGCGGAGGGACTCCCTGCCAGCCGATGGCTTCGAGGAGCGGGAGGTGTGCTCCCCCGTGCCAGTTGCCAATCCCGTCCAGTCGCAGGGCAAGAGGCACTCCCTGCAGCTGCGCAGGCAGCGGGTGGTGCGCCGCAAGCGCAAGATCACCACCAAGATCTCCTCCAGCGTCAGGCAGTCGGCGCAGAAGCTGCTGGCCGCGGCCCGGTCAGGATCCGGAGCAGTTCCCGCCCAGAAGCTACGCCACATCAGCCCGGACAGCGGGCACAACTCCACCAGCGACTGCGAGCTGGAGGAGGAGCACTGCCCGTTGAGCCGGGGACTGGGTGGcgaggagctggaggacgcctGCCAGCTGGACGCCATGTGGCTGCAAGTGCAGGCCAGGGATGCCACCAAGCGACGCCTCAGCTTCTCCCTGGCGGAACATAGCTAA